The proteins below are encoded in one region of Saccopteryx leptura isolate mSacLep1 chromosome 1, mSacLep1_pri_phased_curated, whole genome shotgun sequence:
- the SLC25A37 gene encoding mitoferrin-1 isoform X3: MWEFRPAAHIWIAGSMATLLHDAVMNPAEVVKQRMQMYNSPHRSALSCIRTVWRTEGLGAFYRSYTTQLTMNIPFQSIHFITYEFLQEQVNPHRGYNPQSHIISGGLAGALAAAATTPLDVCKTLLNTQENMALSLANISGRLSGMANAFRTVYQLNGLPGYFKGMQARVVYQMPSTAISWSVYEFFKYFLTKHKLETRAPY; encoded by the exons ATGTGGGAGTTTCGCCCCGCTGCTCACATCT GGATAGCTGGGAGTATGGCCACCCTGCTCCACGATGCAGTAATGAATCCGGCAGAAG TTGTGAAGCAGCGCATGCAGATGTACAACTCGCCACATCGGTCGGCCCTCAGCTGTATCCGGACGGTTTGGAGGACCGAGGGCTTGGGGGCCTTCTACCGGAGCTATACCACCCAGCTGACCATGAACATCCCCTTCCAGTCCATCCACTTCATCACCTATGAGTTCCTGCAAGAGCAGGTCAACCCTCACCGGGGCTACAACCCACAATCCCACATCATCTCAGGCGGGCTGGCCGGGGCCCTGGCCGCAGCCGCCACCACCCCCCTGGACGTCTGTAAGACCCTCCTCAACACTCAGGAGAACATGGCCCTCAGCCTGGCCAACATCAGCGGCCGGTTGTCAGGCATGGCCAACGCTTTCCGGACGGTGTACCAGCTCAATGGCCTGCCCGGCTACTTCAAGGGCATGCAGGCCCGCGTGGTCTACCAGATGCCTTCCACCGCCATCTCCTGGTCTGTCTACGAGTTCTTCAAGTACTTCCTCACCAAGCACAAGCTGGAGACCCGAGCTCCATACTAA
- the SLC25A37 gene encoding mitoferrin-1 isoform X4 has translation MATLLHDAVMNPAEVVKQRMQMYNSPHRSALSCIRTVWRTEGLGAFYRSYTTQLTMNIPFQSIHFITYEFLQEQVNPHRGYNPQSHIISGGLAGALAAAATTPLDVCKTLLNTQENMALSLANISGRLSGMANAFRTVYQLNGLPGYFKGMQARVVYQMPSTAISWSVYEFFKYFLTKHKLETRAPY, from the exons ATGGCCACCCTGCTCCACGATGCAGTAATGAATCCGGCAGAAG TTGTGAAGCAGCGCATGCAGATGTACAACTCGCCACATCGGTCGGCCCTCAGCTGTATCCGGACGGTTTGGAGGACCGAGGGCTTGGGGGCCTTCTACCGGAGCTATACCACCCAGCTGACCATGAACATCCCCTTCCAGTCCATCCACTTCATCACCTATGAGTTCCTGCAAGAGCAGGTCAACCCTCACCGGGGCTACAACCCACAATCCCACATCATCTCAGGCGGGCTGGCCGGGGCCCTGGCCGCAGCCGCCACCACCCCCCTGGACGTCTGTAAGACCCTCCTCAACACTCAGGAGAACATGGCCCTCAGCCTGGCCAACATCAGCGGCCGGTTGTCAGGCATGGCCAACGCTTTCCGGACGGTGTACCAGCTCAATGGCCTGCCCGGCTACTTCAAGGGCATGCAGGCCCGCGTGGTCTACCAGATGCCTTCCACCGCCATCTCCTGGTCTGTCTACGAGTTCTTCAAGTACTTCCTCACCAAGCACAAGCTGGAGACCCGAGCTCCATACTAA
- the SLC25A37 gene encoding mitoferrin-1 isoform X2: protein MQSLNPDPKAQYTSVYGALKRIMRTEGFWRPLRGLTVMVLGAGPAHAMYFACYENMKRTLNAVFHHQGNSHLANGIAGSMATLLHDAVMNPAEVVKQRMQMYNSPHRSALSCIRTVWRTEGLGAFYRSYTTQLTMNIPFQSIHFITYEFLQEQVNPHRGYNPQSHIISGGLAGALAAAATTPLDVCKTLLNTQENMALSLANISGRLSGMANAFRTVYQLNGLPGYFKGMQARVVYQMPSTAISWSVYEFFKYFLTKHKLETRAPY from the exons ATGCAGAGTTTGAATCCGGATCCCAAAGCCCAGTACACAAGCGTCTATGGAGCCCTCAAGAGAATCATGCGGACTGAGGGCTTCTGGAGGCCCTTGCGCGGTCTCACCGTGATGGTGTTGGGCGCGGGACCAGCCCATGCCATGTACTTTGCCTGCTATGAGAACATGAAAAGGACTTTAAATGCCGTTTTCCACCACCAAGGAAACAGCCACCTAGCCAACG GGATAGCTGGGAGTATGGCCACCCTGCTCCACGATGCAGTAATGAATCCGGCAGAAG TTGTGAAGCAGCGCATGCAGATGTACAACTCGCCACATCGGTCGGCCCTCAGCTGTATCCGGACGGTTTGGAGGACCGAGGGCTTGGGGGCCTTCTACCGGAGCTATACCACCCAGCTGACCATGAACATCCCCTTCCAGTCCATCCACTTCATCACCTATGAGTTCCTGCAAGAGCAGGTCAACCCTCACCGGGGCTACAACCCACAATCCCACATCATCTCAGGCGGGCTGGCCGGGGCCCTGGCCGCAGCCGCCACCACCCCCCTGGACGTCTGTAAGACCCTCCTCAACACTCAGGAGAACATGGCCCTCAGCCTGGCCAACATCAGCGGCCGGTTGTCAGGCATGGCCAACGCTTTCCGGACGGTGTACCAGCTCAATGGCCTGCCCGGCTACTTCAAGGGCATGCAGGCCCGCGTGGTCTACCAGATGCCTTCCACCGCCATCTCCTGGTCTGTCTACGAGTTCTTCAAGTACTTCCTCACCAAGCACAAGCTGGAGACCCGAGCTCCATACTAA